A genomic segment from Pollutimonas thiosulfatoxidans encodes:
- a CDS encoding pirin family protein: MTTANTTKNFNAETVLHPRKVERVVPGVATSDGAGVKLTRVLTPNLQKRLDPFLMLDHFGTDNPGDYIGGFPDHPHRGFETVTYMIEGRMRHRDSAGNEGLLQNGGVQWMTAGRGLVHSELPEQEEGRMEGFQLWLNLPARDKMTTPGYRDIQSEAIPEVRLPSGVLVRVIAGGSHGVAGAMQRDTTEPLYLDLHFESAAEFSQSLARDMNAFIYVYRGEVQVQGYTVPAHRMAVLGNDKQADGVVLQSQGPARVLLVAGKPLNEPIAQHGPFVMNTHEELVQAVADFQAGKFHQPVAGA, translated from the coding sequence ATGACAACAGCCAACACCACCAAGAATTTCAATGCGGAAACGGTGCTGCACCCGCGCAAGGTCGAACGCGTGGTGCCGGGTGTGGCGACCTCTGACGGCGCCGGAGTCAAGCTTACCCGAGTGCTGACGCCCAACCTGCAAAAGCGGCTGGATCCATTTCTGATGCTGGATCATTTCGGCACGGATAATCCCGGCGACTACATCGGTGGCTTCCCCGACCATCCGCACCGCGGTTTCGAGACCGTAACCTACATGATAGAAGGGCGCATGCGCCATCGCGATAGCGCCGGCAACGAGGGCCTGCTGCAAAATGGCGGCGTGCAGTGGATGACGGCCGGCAGGGGCCTGGTGCACTCGGAGTTGCCAGAGCAGGAGGAAGGTCGCATGGAAGGGTTTCAGTTATGGCTCAACCTGCCCGCACGCGACAAAATGACCACGCCTGGCTATCGCGATATCCAAAGCGAGGCCATCCCCGAAGTGCGCTTGCCATCGGGCGTGCTTGTGCGCGTCATCGCTGGTGGCAGCCACGGGGTAGCCGGCGCCATGCAGCGCGACACCACCGAACCCCTGTATCTGGACCTGCACTTCGAGTCAGCCGCCGAATTTTCTCAGTCGCTCGCGCGGGACATGAACGCCTTTATTTATGTCTATCGCGGCGAAGTGCAAGTTCAAGGATATACCGTGCCAGCCCACCGCATGGCGGTCCTGGGCAATGACAAGCAGGCTGACGGCGTGGTGCTGCAGAGCCAAGGGCCGGCACGCGTGCTGCTGGTGGCCGGCAAACCGCTGAACGAGCCTATCGCACAGCACGGTCCATTCGTAATGAACACCCACGAAGAGCTTGTGCAAGCGGTGGCGGACTTCCAGGCCGGGAAGTTCCACCAACCCGTAGCGGGGGCCTAG
- a CDS encoding MAPEG family protein, with translation MDSIVWLMLAAALLPYAAAIAAKAGGSAFDNNEPRSWLARQEGWRARANAAQKNLFESLPFFYAAVLLALYAQVSEGWLLMLMSAWVGVRMIYIGVYVAGYGAIRSAVWALAFIINIAILFLAM, from the coding sequence ATGGATTCCATCGTGTGGCTTATGTTGGCGGCCGCTTTGCTGCCGTACGCTGCGGCTATAGCGGCCAAGGCGGGCGGTAGCGCTTTCGACAACAACGAACCGCGGTCCTGGCTGGCGCGGCAAGAGGGTTGGAGGGCGCGCGCCAACGCTGCGCAGAAGAACCTTTTCGAGAGCTTGCCGTTCTTTTATGCCGCTGTATTGCTCGCGCTGTATGCACAAGTCAGCGAAGGCTGGCTGCTGATGCTGATGTCGGCCTGGGTAGGCGTACGAATGATCTATATCGGCGTCTACGTGGCCGGCTACGGCGCTATACGATCCGCCGTGTGGGCCCTGGCTTTCATCATCAATATTGCGATTCTGTTCCTTGCCATGTAA
- a CDS encoding YkgJ family cysteine cluster protein, with protein sequence MTVVRPLLAYPVSFASARQQASNDVAGFNPCLSCGACCAHFRVSFYCGEIAGESGGTVPPELVTQVSALRGCMKGTEHGGKPCVALRGEVGQDGVHCGIYEQRPSPCREFPTWLADGSPNPDCQRLRKAIGLPQLPQRPGDDDMHPGNTPPRRGDVAA encoded by the coding sequence ATGACGGTGGTTCGCCCGCTCCTTGCCTATCCTGTGTCGTTCGCCTCGGCTCGGCAACAAGCCAGCAACGATGTTGCCGGTTTCAACCCTTGCCTCTCCTGCGGGGCATGCTGCGCACATTTCAGAGTATCGTTTTACTGCGGCGAAATAGCCGGAGAAAGCGGCGGTACGGTTCCCCCAGAACTTGTCACACAGGTAAGCGCCCTGCGCGGCTGTATGAAGGGGACCGAGCATGGTGGCAAACCGTGCGTGGCGCTACGCGGCGAGGTGGGGCAAGATGGGGTCCACTGCGGCATCTACGAGCAACGGCCTTCGCCGTGTCGAGAGTTTCCGACGTGGCTGGCCGATGGAAGCCCGAATCCCGACTGCCAACGTTTGCGCAAGGCAATTGGCCTGCCGCAACTGCCGCAGCGGCCCGGTGACGACGACATGCATCCCGGGAATACGCCACCGCGTCGCGGAGACGTAGCTGCCTGA